Within the Cotesia glomerata isolate CgM1 linkage group LG6, MPM_Cglom_v2.3, whole genome shotgun sequence genome, the region GACCTGATCACAAATGTCACATAATTGCATGATCGCATTACTGATACAATTGATATCCTTGATAGCCAAATCACGTAGCGAAACTTTTGAACGAAGCGCtgtttgataataattttctgtatTTATATCGGCGAGTTGAAGAATTTTGAGATTAAtgctttcaaaaaattgagaaatgacgTTCAATAGAAGTGTGTATTGCATTAAAACCCAACTACTGGTGAAAAATGGTCCAATCCACAAAATAGCTGTATACAATCCGGAAACTGAACATTCAGTCACGATAATACCGAAGCACAGACAAAAATTGATTACAGAAAGAATATAGAACCGACAATCACTTTTGAAGGTAAATCTATCACAACTTTtcaaattgttattaatactGTACAATCcgttaatgataattatcatttttttctgctGCAAGACATAACTCAGCCAGATTACAACGAGGACTAAAGTTCCATAAAACATCAGACATTCATCGATCTTGTCGACCAATTCTGATTTCACGTAAGTCTGCGAGTAtagttttaatgataatacCATTGCACAGTAAGTAGATAAAACGGTTGCCAATAAAATGTTGTAAAAGCTTCCATATTTTGATGCTTTAAATAGATCCACTTGATTATTGTCTTGATTTTCAGTTAATATTTTGTACAAATTAACTTTCCAAGGTGATAATCCGAGCAATTTAAAAACGGATAATAGCCCATAAAATATGATACGTTTGCATAgtaaattaaagttataattacTTGTATTTCCACGTTTACGGAACAATTTTTGCTGCATTTTACACCGTTATATTTGGTAACAGAAATGAGGTCGCGAAGGGTGTCTGAGTAGACAAATGATTGTACCCTTCAATCATCATGTAtgacattaatattttatgagtTTATGTAATTACTCATTCGTTTTAAAGCACTTACtgctatttttattctaatgaaTTGCTTCAGCGGTATTATTaatcagttattaatgatattagtTATTAACTATACTTATGAATGATTGGAATTGGTGTCTTAAGAGATTTTATGGTACCATATTATTATGTTAATCATGAAACTGGACAAGAATAATTAGATAAGTAACCATGGTTccaaaaatctataaaataaaaatagtatttgaTTAAAATGATCGATAATAATGACTTAACAGGATTATTACCGTTTGTAAAAGAGATCCATCGAGTGTGATCACTCCGTAAGTAGTAAATTTTACATCCCTGTGTGATATATCTCGTAAAAGGTCCAATAgctgaaataaaatatgtataatataaaaacgAATCAATATACCATTAAttcgttttataatttaaaaattatgacacgACTTACTGCTTCTCTGATGGAAAAATTCATTGAGTATCGATGAAGAAGCGAACAAATATGATGCGGAGTTTttgaaaactgaaaaatagtatttttttcgtatctattatattaattaaatttttagacatAATAGActcaatttcttttaaattattcctAGATGGATATTTAAACTTACTCCTCGAGTGATTCTGGTGACATTTAAAGTAACAATCACCATATCAACGACTGTAATGAAAGTCCATATGCCAATCACCGTTGAAAGTATCATAAAATCTGACTCCTTTAACAAAAATACCGACAAAATCACATAATATATACTGTACGTAGttgttgtaataaaataaacaatgatcAGTAATGTGGGGATCGCATAAAAGTCCGCGATCTGATTGCAAACGTCACACAATTGCATGATCGCATTATTAATGCAATAAATGTCCTTAACATCGAATTCTTGGCGtaaaacttttgaattaattgtttGGTAACGATTTAGATCCCTAAATTTAAGAATTGTGGCATTAATACTTTCAAACAGttgagaaataataatcaataaaagtGTGTACTGCATCAAGACCCAACTACTTATGATGAACGGTGCGAACCACAACACTTCGGCGTATATTTTCCGAACGAATAGTTCACATACAAACAGAACAAAGCACAGAAAAAAGTGGACCATAAAGACAACATGCATGCGACAATCACTTTTGAAAGTATATGTATTAcaactttttaagtttttattaatactgtataatttattaatgatattcacaatttttttctgctgTAGAATATAATTAAGCCAAATTACAACAAGAATCAATGATCCGTATGACATCAAACATACGTCGATTTTGTCGATCAAATCTGAATCAATGTACTCTTCTTTCCACAGCCCCATAATGATTATTGTTGCGCAGTATGCAGGTGAAATTATCATCAGTAAAATGTTGTACAAGGATCCATATTTTGATACTTCAGCGAGgctttctttattattattctgatttggtactaatattttaaatagattcACTTTTGACGGCGATATTCcgagcaatttaaaaattaataataaaccgtAAATTGTAATATGTttgcaaaataaattaaagttatacTTATGAGGGCTTTTACGTTtatgaaacatttttttttgcattttgcAGAACTATATTCAGAAACAGGAATGAGgtttgagtgaaaaaatggATAATACTTTTCAATCATCATTTATgactcatatttatttatgttgtatctcattaaaattgatttttttattatagcaCTTAATACTATTGTTATTCCAATAAATTACTCCGATGGGAATATTGATTggttattaatgataaaatgatATTGTAGTTATACTGATTAATGATTAGAATCGGTGATTTGTGATAAACACATAGTTAGACAAATggatgaaaatttcaatattgcAATACTacaaaacatttaataattacaaattttattgataattatgatgatacaatgaaaattagtttataaattgaGTGGCTTAAAAAAAGTCTACTATTTGATCACATAATTCACACAATTAATATCACCGCGTtatcctaatataaaattgagatgaaatgtatgtggcatcaaactattcgtaacgtgattggtcgaatatatcataagcatgaaaatatatgcaaatgctacagtcaggcgcgcgcttgcgcgcgcaaattcaaattctagtcTTCTACTAAAAAGTTGATGGCCAGATGTCGTATCGTTTTACGCCACTTATGTGACTATTTTATTCGGTTGTTGATTGGTTGACTGAGATAGTGGCGGGATTTTTGAAAGAATGAAGGCGAGCGTGTTACGCCTAGTTATAAtgaatagttattaaattgttaattatgaaACTGGACAAGAATAATTAGGTAAGTAACCGTGGTTCCAaaaatctagaaaaaaaaaattgattaaaataattcctaATATATTATAGGATTATTACCGTTTGGAGAAGGAATCCATTGAGTGTAATCACCCCATAAGcagtaaaatttacatttctaTGTGATATGTCCCGTAAAAAGTCCAATACCTTGAATAAAACATATCAATATCACTgtgaaaatttcttattaatttttacttcgtATGCTAATCgctttttactattttaaaattgattctatgttaattcaaaaaattttaaacaacttACTACTTCTTTGGTAGTTGAATTCATTGAACATCTATGAAGGAGCAAGCAAATATGGTGTGGAGTTTttgaaaactgaaaaaattttggaaagtTGAAAAGTGGACGGCTTATTCCGcacattcaatttttaataaaagttttcatGCATCTGAAGTTTTAAATTACACacttttgtgaaaaattttttctgtcatTTTGTTCTCTGTTTTCCTTTTtaatacagtaaaaaattaaaaaatatgacatcgacctttattaagaaatttctatataataaaattttcgaataaatattgaaacatACTTCTCGTGTAATCTTGATGATGTGTAAGGTGAAAACCACCAAATCGAAGGCTACTAATGAAAACCATGCGCCTATAGCCCAGTAAGTCATCGCCAAACCCGGCTCTTTTTGGAACAGTAGTGACACAATCCCATAATACACATTAAATGTTGttgttgtaataaaataaataataattaacagcACTGGAATCGCATATAAATCCGCTACCTGGTCACAAATGTCACATAATTGCATGGTCGCATGATTTACACAAACAATATCCTTAATAGCGAACTCTCGAAGCGGAATTGTTGAAGAAAGTGCTGCTCGATAATAATCTTCTATACTTATACTACAAAGTTGAAGAATGATGGCATTTATGCGTTTGAATAATTGAAGAATTACATTCaggataattaaatattgcatCAAAATCCAACTGCTTGTGAAAAACGGCACAAACCATAAAATTCCTGAAAATACGTCGTTGATGAAGAATCCAGTGACAAAAAGAAAGAAGCACAGGAAAAAATGTACTACGAagataattaacaaataacaGTCATTTTCGAAGATGTGTCgattacaatttttcaaatttttgtaaatattgtacAAATTGTTAGagttatttacaaaattccGTTGCTGTCAAATATAATTCAGCCAAACAACAATAAGATGGAAAACTCCAAAGGACATTAAAGAAACTTCAATTTTAGCCACTAAATTTGATTCCACGTACTTTTCTTCCCATAGTCCCAACTTTATTATCGTTCCGCAGAATGTTGGTGAAACTATTATCAGCAAAATGTTGTACAAGTATCCATACTTCGTTATTtcaagcaaatttttttgattattatcctGATTTTCATCTTTCAATATTGTTTCTACATTAAATTTCCATGGAAATAATCCGAGCACTTTAAAGACCAATAATGAACCGTAAATTAAAATACGTTCACacgttaatttaaaataactctTCTGATTATTTGCTGGTGGACAGAACAGTTTGTTTTGCATTTTGCACGATTGTTTtccgattaaaaatattgtttagtCTTTCTGAGAGAAACAATATACATTCTATTCTATGCAATGTATATagattattcaaattaatattttattaatttcattacgTATTTAACGTGCGGttaaagttttatttgtaataaaatctAGAGAgcgatatttataaaaacattcTCATTTATAAAACGTTTTTACTGCACTTTACACAATAATGTTCGTTAACTAGAAGATATATCATTAAAGTTACATTTCTAAATGTCTAACCAGAAGATTGTATCTTTTAATTACCATAtgagatattaatatttaatgtgtTGCATTTGTTAAGcttgaataattgaaaaatcgaTTCTTTCGAGGTTTTATTGCTGTTCATATAGTATTATAGtgttaaaatcattattataagaataagaatTGATACATTATATGGTAGTAGTTATTGAAAAACTAGTAATTAATGTTATTggattgaatgaaaaaaattaaattccaaATTCACAGCACAGcctcaataaaatattaattatttaattgttaattacgaTACTGGAGAAGAATAATTAGATAAGTTATTATGGTTCCAATAatctagataaaaaataataaattattaacatgatTCCTAATGACTTGAtcggattattattattaccgtTTGTAGAAGAAATCCATCGAGTGTGATTACCCCATAAgcagtaaaatttaaatttctgtaTGATATATCACGCAATAAATCAAATAGCTATAATAGAATATGAGGTTTTTATGTAAagtttaaacatttttaattgtttttacgCTAATTCAAAAAACATTAAACAAACTTACCGCTTCTTTAATAGTTAAATTCATTGAACATCGATGAAGGAGCAAACAAATGTGGTGTGGAATTTTCGAAAGCTGAAAAATGTTTAGAAAATTAACAAGCCCACGAATCATAACAcgcatttaatttttcaaagaagttaatgtttttttccaagttttaggcttaactaaataaatattatttagtaattatagaattaatttttttcgacttatacatatgtatacactgaaataaattttttttttcaaataccCGTTAAATTCACTGTAATCGTGAGACATAATGCGgcccttttatttattaccattttttaaataaaaattaccgaTTACCGTGAATTtaacggtaatttttaaagaaaatttctttcagtgcacagtaaaaaattttacgttattgcgtcaaaaaatttggtgttaaaaatttttatgttaaatatttaacacatttttatgttaatttaacacaataaatgttaaatcaacacaaaaatttttaacactaagttttttgacgcaatgacgcaaaatttttcactgtgTGTAaccttattaataaatagttacCGACTTTTTTTAGTAGAatagccataatttatagctaaatttgtcattaaagacaaatttgggaactttggaaataaaggataaaaggggggggggaggggggaccttactcagtaggaatttttcggtaaccgaaaaaatagtTCGGACtgcccagaccgggactcgaacctggatcgtttggttacgcgccaaaggctctaccacTTAAGCTATCCAAGATattgtccgtaactaccattcagtcacctaataagaccgACCGAGTAATAAAGAATACGAGTAACAATagaaaacttcaatttttcacaTTGTGATTCGTGTGATatgtgataataaaaaaaaaaaaattatcaaatgacTATTTAGACATACTTTTCGAGTGATCCTCGTGACGTTTGAAGTAAAAACGACAACATTAAAGactattatcaaaatccaTGTAGTGATATCCAAGCCAAACATCGGGAACTCtaatttattgaagaaaagtTCTACAATCGTAACATATAAAGCGAATGTTGTTGaagtaatgaaataaataataatcatcaatGTCGGAATCGCATAAAAATCCCttatttgatcaaaaatttcacataGTTGCATGATTGAAAAGTTTATGCAATTAATGTCCTTAATATCAGACTCTTTTagtaaaacttttaaattgattgtctggtaaaaattttcttcatttataTCATTTATACCACCGAGGTCAAGAATTTTGGCATCAATGCTTTCgaatagttgaaaaataatattcaacaGAAGTGTGCACTCGATCAAGACCCAACTGCCTATGATAAGCGGCGTAATCCACAGAGATGCTATATGAATTCCACAAAATGAAATATGAAAGCCAGATTGACAaccacataaaaaaaaatttatcaaaggaATGATGTACAACCGACATTCACTTTTGCAGGTGTATCTATTACAACCCATTAGATTGTTATCAATACGCCACAGCCCGTTAACGATATTCACAATCTTTTTCTGCTGCATGACATAATTTAACCAGATGCCAACAATAACCAAAATTCCATAATACTGCAAATATATTTGGACTGTTCTTACCAGATTTGAATTCCTTTTCTCGTCCTTTCCCTCCGCCAATATTATTTCCATTGCAAGGTATGcaggtaaaattattatcagtaAAATATTGTACAATGATCCATATTTTGACACTTTCGCGAGGCTTTCTTGATTACCGTTCTGATTTGGAGCTCCTAATATTTTAGATGTATTAATTTTCCAAGGTGATAATCCGAGCACTttgaaaacaaataataaactgTAAAATGCAATATGCttacataataaattaaagctGATTTTTTTGTGAGAATTTTCACGTTTGTAAAATATCCTTTGCTGCATTTCGAACAACTGCAGTTGTTAGCTAAAAATTGCCTATTTGAATTCTCGAGCGAGATTGTATCTTTTAATTGATATACattacttttcaattttttatctatcgtATGCTTTTAGCGTAAAAGTTGTGatggataattttaaaatcgattgatttagactttataaaaatattagctGCAGTATAAATGTTTTTGATTCAGAACATAGTTATGGGAAccgttattatttttaacgaaGTCGATTTTGAATCAATGAAATTTGGAAAACAGAATATTGAAGAATATATTTAACCTTTgtgttatatatattgtaacttataaaaatacaataatataactaATTCTAAACAATATTCTAAAAATCACTAAATGTCATTATACAAATATGAGCTTATAAATTAGAGAACAAAAAAAGTAACTCCAAGTTTACAGCACAGTGTTAATAAATAAGCGATGATTTTGAAGTTAATTACGAAACTGGACAAGTATAATTAAGTAAGTAACCATGGTTCCAaaaatctagaaaaaaaattgattaaaatagcTCCTAATATATTATaggattattaatttattaccatTTGCAAAAGAGTTCCATTAATTGTGATTATCCCATAAGTTGTGAAATTTACATCTCGGTTTGATGTATCACGCAAAAAGTCTAGTAGCtgcaataaaaaagaaatacacataatcatatttttctgtattg harbors:
- the LOC123267079 gene encoding uncharacterized protein LOC123267079: MQQKLFRKRGNTSNYNFNLLCKRIIFYGLLSVFKLLGLSPWKVNLYKILTENQDNNQVDLFKASKYGSFYNILLATVLSTYCAMVLSLKLYSQTYVKSELVDKIDECLMFYGTLVLVVIWLSYVLQQKKMIIIINGLYSINNNLKSCDRFTFKSDCRFYILSVINFCLCFGIIVTECSVSGLYTAILWIGPFFTSSWVLMQYTLLLNVISQFFESINLKILQLADINTENYYQTALRSKVSLRDLAIKDINCISNAIMQLCDICDQVADFYAIPILLIIVYFITSTTFNSYFIILSLIITTDNDLLKLSLDFGNWFLIVSFEMISLASNVTRITREFKKTPQYVSLLLNRCAMNSPTKESLLDFLRDLSYRNVNFNAYGVIALNGSLLQTIYGTIVTYLIILIQFRNQQ
- the LOC123268096 gene encoding gustatory receptor 68a-like, producing MVHFFLCFVLFVCELFVRKIYAEVLWFAPFIISSWVLMQYTLLLIIISQLFESINATILKFRDLNRYQTINSKVLRQEFDVKDIYCINNAIMQLCDVCNQIADFYAIPTLLIIVYFITTTTYSIYYVILSVFLLKESDFMILSTVIGIWTFITVVDMVIVTLNVTRITRGFSKTPHHICSLLHRYSMNFSIREALLDLLRDISHRDVKFTTYGVITLDGSLLQTIFGTMVTYLIILVQFHD
- the LOC123267078 gene encoding uncharacterized protein LOC123267078, which codes for MQQRIFYKRENSHKKISFNLLCKHIAFYSLLFVFKVLGLSPWKINTSKILGAPNQNGNQESLAKVSKYGSLYNILLIIILPAYLAMEIILAEGKDEKRNSNLVRTVQIYLQYYGILVIVGIWLNYVMQQKKIVNIVNGLWRIDNNLMGCNRYTCKSECRLYIIPLINFFLCGCQSGFHISFCGIHIASLWITPLIIGSWVLIECTLLLNIIFQLFESIDAKILDLGGINDINEENFYQTINLKVLLKESDIKDINCINFSIMQLCEIFDQIRDFYAIPTLMIIIYFITSTTFALYVTIVELFFNKLEFPMFGLDITTWILIIVFNVVVFTSNVTRITRKLSKIPHHICLLLHRCSMNLTIKEALFDLLRDISYRNLNFTAYGVITLDGFLLQTIIGTIITYLIILLQYRN